Proteins from one Chthoniobacterales bacterium genomic window:
- a CDS encoding DUF374 domain-containing protein, giving the protein MSTKPARPTAVQRFGARAGSLALRALFATLRVRLHDQAGFLSSPPPHPVIYAFWHNRILAVTAAFLRVYPPGRRGVLVLTSASKDGMWLGEVASRLGMGSVRGSSSRRGAGAMRELLDKVAQGHDIAITPDGPRGPKYELGPGPIYLAQRTGITIIPIHARFSRCWTMKTWDGFRIPRPFSSLDVTLAPPVSIPGQTDENFFEAERAKIESVLRAEAD; this is encoded by the coding sequence GTGAGCACAAAACCTGCGCGACCCACTGCAGTCCAGCGTTTCGGCGCGCGGGCCGGGTCACTCGCGCTGCGCGCGCTCTTTGCCACGCTGCGCGTGCGATTGCACGACCAGGCCGGATTTCTGTCCAGCCCGCCGCCACATCCGGTCATCTACGCCTTCTGGCACAACCGCATCCTTGCCGTCACCGCAGCCTTTCTCCGGGTTTACCCGCCGGGACGGCGCGGAGTTCTGGTGCTGACAAGTGCAAGCAAGGACGGCATGTGGCTCGGCGAGGTGGCATCCCGACTGGGCATGGGTTCGGTCCGCGGCTCCAGCTCGCGCCGCGGTGCGGGCGCCATGCGGGAACTCCTCGATAAAGTCGCCCAAGGCCACGACATTGCCATCACGCCCGACGGCCCCCGCGGACCGAAATACGAACTCGGGCCCGGCCCCATTTACCTGGCGCAGAGGACCGGCATCACCATCATCCCCATCCACGCGCGGTTCAGCCGGTGCTGGACCATGAAGACGTGGGACGGCTTCCGCATCCCGCGCCCGTTTTCCTCACTCGATGTCACACTCGCCCCGCCGGTGAGTATTCCCGGGCAGACCGACGAAAACTTTTTCGAGGCCGAGCGCGCAAAAATCGAGTCGGTTTTGCGCGCGGAAGCGGATTAA
- a CDS encoding DUF4159 domain-containing protein, with translation MDPEEKMSLLDRLIEKFSNSRFFTISFVLHVLLIAIFGGTVLFEAMQEPPDFEGGEGGFLAAGEPAAAPPAPSQAQPQETTFTVSTPSMQNSTVAAITTTGQNPLNFSMDAIITPTTMVKPAATTSVATAAPVASVGAAGMSAEVAKQIGAFTGGWGKGTGSGTGTRQREFSFTAYVAKYSGGNWDSTVDLRGGKIWRGSLPNILEFMSKESKDKVKTDYRNVEAIPLDSDKLFSVKPPFIFFTGSRDFKLSDKEVENLQKYVRLGGAIWGDSSVPGRGSRFDIAFRREMKRVIPDKDKDFEELDVNDPMFRRAPYFPEIKKQPAGINYYEEPVYVMRYFGEIAVIYTANDYADMWQFGVKLDEKSKKWVINNDRDENGVRVAMDWDLYVNSGIYIHNTDPNPPITSILDTYKFGTNMIIHLLTRWEDKLRTAPRL, from the coding sequence ATGGATCCCGAAGAAAAGATGTCGTTGCTCGACCGCCTGATCGAGAAGTTCAGCAATTCGCGCTTTTTCACGATCTCGTTCGTTCTGCACGTCCTGCTGATCGCGATTTTCGGCGGAACGGTCCTCTTCGAGGCGATGCAGGAGCCGCCGGACTTCGAGGGTGGCGAAGGAGGATTTCTCGCGGCCGGGGAGCCTGCCGCCGCCCCGCCCGCGCCTTCGCAGGCGCAGCCCCAGGAAACAACTTTCACCGTTTCCACGCCATCCATGCAAAATTCGACCGTGGCTGCCATCACCACCACAGGGCAGAACCCTTTGAATTTCTCGATGGACGCCATCATCACTCCCACGACGATGGTCAAGCCCGCCGCCACGACCTCGGTGGCAACCGCGGCACCGGTCGCGTCGGTCGGGGCCGCCGGCATGAGTGCGGAGGTGGCTAAGCAGATCGGCGCCTTCACCGGCGGCTGGGGCAAGGGGACAGGTAGCGGCACGGGCACGCGCCAGCGCGAATTTTCGTTCACCGCTTACGTCGCCAAATACAGTGGCGGCAACTGGGATTCCACCGTGGATCTCAGAGGAGGCAAAATTTGGCGCGGCAGCCTTCCAAACATCCTCGAGTTCATGAGCAAGGAGTCGAAGGACAAGGTCAAGACCGATTATCGCAACGTCGAGGCGATCCCGCTCGACAGCGACAAGCTGTTCTCGGTCAAGCCTCCTTTCATATTTTTCACCGGCTCGAGGGACTTCAAATTGTCGGACAAGGAAGTCGAAAATCTCCAGAAATACGTTCGGCTCGGGGGCGCGATCTGGGGTGACAGTTCGGTGCCGGGCCGCGGGTCCCGCTTCGACATCGCGTTTCGCCGCGAGATGAAGCGCGTCATCCCGGACAAGGACAAAGATTTCGAGGAACTCGATGTCAACGATCCCATGTTCCGCCGTGCACCCTATTTTCCCGAGATCAAGAAGCAACCTGCGGGGATCAATTACTATGAGGAGCCCGTTTATGTGATGCGTTATTTCGGCGAGATCGCGGTGATCTACACGGCCAATGATTACGCCGACATGTGGCAGTTCGGCGTCAAGCTCGACGAAAAATCCAAAAAATGGGTCATCAACAACGACCGCGACGAAAACGGCGTGCGGGTTGCCATGGACTGGGATCTTTACGTGAACAGCGGCATTTACATCCATAATACGGATCCCAACCCGCCCATTACATCGATCCTCGACACTTACAAGTTCGGGACCAACATGATCATCCACCTCCTGACCCGCTGGGAGGACAAGTTGCGCACGGCGCCGCGGTTGTAG
- a CDS encoding uracil phosphoribosyltransferase, whose amino-acid sequence MAGFHLVSHPLAELKMSALRDKRTPAPDFRRLLQELSQLVAYEALRDFEVTPISVQTPLGTAAGANAARPLVLVPVLRAGLAMADGILRIFPAAAVGHIGMFRDEETLEPVSYYFRLPPHSAGAHVLLLDPMLATGNSLAAAADRLKKEGIPKLTCACIVASRQGVKRLRAAHPDMPIFGAALDDELDDRGYITPGLGDAGDRIFGT is encoded by the coding sequence ATCGCGGGTTTCCATCTTGTCTCCCATCCGCTCGCCGAACTGAAAATGTCCGCGTTGCGAGACAAACGCACGCCGGCTCCCGACTTCCGGCGCCTTCTGCAGGAACTTTCGCAGTTGGTGGCCTACGAGGCACTGCGCGATTTCGAGGTGACACCCATCAGCGTGCAGACACCCTTGGGCACCGCGGCCGGAGCAAACGCCGCCCGGCCGCTCGTGTTGGTGCCGGTGCTGCGCGCCGGACTGGCGATGGCCGATGGCATCCTTCGCATCTTCCCCGCGGCCGCGGTCGGCCACATCGGGATGTTCCGCGACGAGGAGACGCTCGAACCGGTGAGCTATTACTTCCGGCTTCCGCCGCATTCCGCCGGAGCGCACGTCCTGTTGCTCGACCCCATGCTCGCCACCGGCAACAGCCTCGCCGCCGCGGCAGACCGGTTAAAAAAGGAGGGCATCCCGAAGCTGACGTGCGCTTGCATCGTGGCATCGCGCCAAGGCGTGAAGCGCCTGCGTGCCGCCCATCCCGACATGCCGATTTTCGGTGCGGCCCTCGACGATGAACTCGACGATCGCGGCTATATAACGCCCGGTCTGGGCGATGCGGGCGACCGGATTTTCGGGACCTGA
- a CDS encoding ABC transporter ATP-binding protein produces MTKPHDSQSGNDRTTWQPYLELLSYIGPYKGRFAVGVLMGVLFALVNSSIPLLVRYVGERVFPGGADNAKIAAAAASGAGPSVESVLWVCLLVPVVMLLRGFFSYLNAYEMSWVSLRVLNDIRSKLFASIIGQSMEFFDRARTGRLMSRVLNDTSVAQSTLSQLSVNLFKQPIALVAGVAAVLWIDWKFSLVALVLFPACIVPVAMYGRKVRKAGRAEQELAGEMNVILQESFSGIRVIKSFTRENVMKQMFDKAVMDQFRNSMRVLKNTEITTPLVEVVAAIGVGMALFYVYAAQLSAAKFLALMAGIFLLYEPVKSLSRIHLQLQKCLAATTSIFELMRRPAAITEASDAAALGVCRGGIEFDRVSFAYGEHGAALQDASLRIEPGQRVALVGASGAGKSTVLSLILRFYDPQQGAVKIDGRDICSLKLESLRGKIGVVTQDTFLFHDTIRNNIRFGRPDATDAEVEEAARQAYAHDFILAQPQGYESVVGDKGCMLSGGQQQRLAIARALLKNAPVLLLDEATSALDSESERMIQSALDKLSAGKTVVAIAHRLSTILNSDMIVVMSGGRIVDTGRHEELLRSSEIYRGLYEMQFRHGEVAAS; encoded by the coding sequence ATGACCAAGCCGCACGATTCGCAGTCCGGAAACGACCGGACCACCTGGCAGCCGTATCTGGAGCTGCTCTCCTACATCGGGCCCTACAAGGGCCGGTTTGCCGTCGGCGTCCTGATGGGTGTGCTTTTCGCGCTGGTCAACAGCTCGATTCCGCTGCTCGTGCGCTATGTGGGCGAACGGGTTTTTCCGGGTGGCGCGGACAACGCGAAAATTGCCGCGGCTGCGGCATCCGGCGCCGGGCCGAGTGTGGAGTCCGTGCTTTGGGTCTGCCTGCTCGTGCCGGTAGTCATGCTCCTGCGCGGTTTTTTTTCGTATCTCAACGCCTACGAAATGTCGTGGGTGAGCCTGCGCGTGCTCAATGATATCCGGAGCAAGCTTTTTGCTTCGATCATCGGCCAGAGCATGGAGTTTTTCGACAGGGCGCGCACGGGACGTCTGATGTCGCGCGTTCTCAACGACACGTCGGTCGCGCAGAGCACGCTCTCGCAGTTGAGCGTGAATCTTTTCAAACAGCCGATCGCGCTGGTCGCCGGCGTGGCGGCCGTGCTCTGGATCGATTGGAAATTCAGCCTGGTCGCGTTGGTTCTTTTCCCGGCCTGCATCGTTCCGGTGGCGATGTATGGACGCAAGGTGCGCAAAGCCGGACGCGCAGAGCAGGAGCTGGCCGGCGAAATGAATGTCATACTCCAGGAATCGTTCTCGGGTATCCGCGTGATCAAATCGTTCACCCGCGAAAACGTGATGAAGCAGATGTTCGACAAGGCGGTGATGGACCAGTTCCGCAATTCCATGCGCGTGCTCAAGAACACGGAAATCACCACGCCGCTCGTCGAGGTGGTCGCCGCGATCGGTGTGGGCATGGCTCTTTTCTACGTTTATGCGGCGCAGCTCAGCGCAGCCAAGTTCCTCGCACTCATGGCGGGTATTTTCCTGCTCTACGAGCCGGTCAAGTCTCTGAGCCGCATCCATCTCCAGCTGCAGAAATGTCTGGCTGCGACGACGAGCATTTTCGAGCTGATGCGGCGTCCGGCCGCCATCACCGAGGCGTCCGATGCCGCCGCGTTGGGCGTGTGCAGGGGCGGGATCGAGTTCGACCGTGTGTCCTTCGCCTACGGTGAGCACGGTGCGGCCCTGCAGGACGCCAGCCTGCGCATCGAGCCCGGACAACGCGTCGCTCTCGTGGGTGCCAGCGGCGCGGGAAAAAGCACGGTGCTTTCGCTTATTCTCCGTTTTTACGACCCGCAGCAGGGCGCGGTGAAGATCGACGGGCGCGACATATGCTCGCTCAAGCTCGAATCGTTGCGCGGCAAAATCGGGGTCGTCACCCAGGACACTTTTCTTTTCCATGACACGATCCGGAACAACATACGCTTCGGGCGTCCTGACGCGACCGACGCGGAAGTCGAGGAGGCCGCGCGGCAGGCTTATGCGCATGACTTCATCCTGGCCCAGCCGCAAGGATACGAGTCCGTGGTCGGTGACAAGGGCTGCATGTTGTCCGGCGGCCAGCAGCAGCGTTTGGCCATCGCCCGCGCTTTGCTCAAGAACGCGCCCGTGCTCCTGCTTGACGAGGCGACGTCGGCTCTCGATTCTGAAAGCGAGCGCATGATCCAATCCGCCCTCGACAAATTGTCCGCCGGAAAAACGGTTGTCGCCATCGCGCACAGGCTTTCGACCATCCTGAATTCAGACATGATCGTCGTGATGAGCGGCGGCCGCATTGTGGACACGGGAAGGCACGAGGAGTTGCTGCGCTCGTCGGAGATCTACCGCGGACTTTACGAAATGCAGTTCCGCCACGGGGAGGTTGCGGCGTCGTGA